Genomic window (Magnolia sinica isolate HGM2019 chromosome 6, MsV1, whole genome shotgun sequence):
CCTCCAtcctcttcacctcatcatccaacGGTTCATCGTCATCGTACTCGAAGTATAGAGCATGAAGGTGCTGCTTCTCATGCAGTTCTGCATCGCTAGCTTCGTCCCTGCTCTTGACATTTTGCAAGCCCGTAATTCGAAGACTGCCTTGAAGATGATTGAGGTGTTTCAGTTCTCCACATTTACATACTTGGTCGTCACCCCCCACAATGAACTTCGTTAGCGTCCGAAGCTCTGTTAGTCTCCTTTTAACCTCTGGTAAGTACCTCAGATCATTTAAACCTTCAAATTCAAGATGTCTCAGGCTAATCATTTTCCTCATCCCTCTAGGCAGTTTTCTTAGCTTCCGTAAATTGATGCAATTACTCAATTCCTCTGGCAACTCCTCTGTCTGTGCCAGATAAATCAAGATATCTCAAGTGTTTCAACTGTCCCTACGGTCTTAGGCAATTTCTTGATCTCACTGTCAGATATATCAAGATATCTCAAGTGTTTCAACTGTCCTACTCTCCAAGGCAATTTCTTGATGTCAGTTTGActcaagtccattgctcttaagcGTCTCAAATGATGAAATAACTTGACTGGCACCCTGGAGATTCTTGAGTCTTGTAGTAGCAACGTCCGCAACTTGTGCGCCTTATGCAAGGTGGCCGAAATGGACACCAATTTATGGGCTTCATCACCATCTTTGTCATTGTCAACTAAAAAAGAATGCGGGACATTATTATTTAGGTTTAACGAGGCTTCCTTGCTAATCTCCACCACTGAACCATCACTTCCTGCAACATATTGTGCAAGATcatgaactaaatcatgcatcctGCAATATTCTATGCTGCCATAACTATTGATTTCTGCATCTTGGAGCAGTGAGCGCCTTAGCAAATCATCAAAATACAGTTCACCGATTTCCTCTGTCTTCACTTCCATTAATGGAGCAGATGAAACCTTGTGCCACCCATAACTTGACGATCGTATCCTTCTTTATATCCCTATCTTtaggaaagatggagaaatatgCAAGGCACTGCTTCAAAGCTGGAGGCAAATCATAGTAGCTTAGTAACAAAGCTGGTAAAATGCCTTCGAAGACATCACCTGAGTTCCACATCTTGCTTCGCAAGACAAGCTCCCACTGGCTTCTCGTCCTTCTCAACTGCATGACACTCCCTATTGTCTTTGCAGCGAGAGGCACCCCTCCACATTTCTTTACGATTTGCCTTCCAATCACTTCCAGCTCAGAACACTCTTCTTCACTCCGTTGATCCAGCGCTTTACTTCTGAACAGTAACCAGCAATCATAGTCGGATAAGAGTGCCAGTTTGTTCTGTGATCAGTGCTTCCCATCATGCATGCAAGATCTTCAATACGAATGGTTACAATGATTCGACTCCCGGGTGCACCAGCTTGGAAGGGAAGTCTCAGCTTCTCCCATTTCTCGCTGTCTTTGCTCCAAACGTCATCAAGCACCAGCAAGAATCACTTTGCTTGCAACACACCACGGAGGAGAAGTTGCAATGGGTCCAGGTCTAGATGATCACAATTAGACCCATTTGCAGATTTTATGATTGATTTCGTAATCTGTTTCACATTAAAATCTTCAGAAACACACACCCAAATTTTCATGTCAAAATGCCCCTTCACTTTCTCATCATTGTAGATGAGCTGAGCAAGGGTGGTCTCAAACTCCCCATTCCAACGATAGAAATGACAAAGGGCACCTCAGTTACCTCCTGCATTTTTTCAGCTTCTCTGCCTATCACTGACGGTGGGTTGACTAAGGAGCTTGTCTCTCGGTCTCTGTTCTCACCCCGCCTGATCAATTCACTATCCACTCTCTCACCCTCCCCACTATCTGCTCTAAGACCCAATTGATTCTTCTCTTCAGCGATATCATGTTATCTACCCCTCGCTTCCTTTATCCAACTCCCAATTTTGTGGCGTAACGTGACATGTTTGAAGCAAGTAATAGGTGAGAGGAAGTTTCTTACTTTCATCTTGCTGAAACAGGACTCATCACCTTCATCGGGTGCTTGTGATATGAGAGCTTCTGTCATCCATTCATCTAATATGTCATCCACATCATAGGCCACATCTTTGAGATTCTGCAACCAGATCTTCAATGCTTCGTCCTTCACTCGCCGAGTTTCAGCATCTTTAACAAAAGCTTGGATCAAGGTGAAGGTACGGGAAAGCTTTTTGACATCGTCGGTGACACCCACCAACAAAACTGCCTCATCTTTCAGAATTTTGCCCAATTTCTCTATTACAAGCAAGACCAACGGATCAACAAATAAATCAACCATGTTTTCTGTTTTCGTATTGATAGGAAGAAGGCAGTAGTTTGATTCAAAGAAGTTATAGAAATAGGaaacggggagagagagagagagagagagagagaggcagtgcAAAGCTGCCAATGTAGAAAAGAATAATAAAAGAATGACCGTACTCGACTCGAATTCtaggcaaattacctagaaagctaggTCATTGCATATATATTATAAGAAGGGCGTTTGGCATGCttctgaaaattacttggaccaaaattgttcttgtttcagtagttgtacagTTTGATAGGGAAGAAAAAGTTAgatcgtatttaatgccaagaaagtgatgtgtacagaACCCTTATTTTACGCATGGGCAAGAACCaagctcatggggcccacattgatgtatgtgtataatccatgccgcccatcctttttgccatgtcattttaatgGCTTGGGCCTAGATATcggcctgatccagagctcgtgtgggccacataatagaaaacaatggggacaatagaacccacagttgaaacttttcaagctcactgtaatgtttgttagaagtggacactgcataagtcaggacttttttgaGTTCATGCGGAGCAGGCCGATAAGGTAGACGAAATGAAtaaccccattgtgggccttaagctatggtatcaATGGTTTTGTAGAAAAGGACGTGAACACgttcaaaaccacgatccatacaacatgacaaccacgacccatataacatggcaactacgac
Coding sequences:
- the LOC131249591 gene encoding putative disease resistance protein RGA4 is translated as MVDLFVDPLVLLVIEKLGKILKDEAVLLVGVTDDVKKLSRTFTLIQAFVKDAETRRVKDEALKIWLQNLKDVAYDVDDILDEWMTEALISQAPDEGDESCFSKMKNKLALLSDYDCWLLFRSKALDQRSEEECSELEVIGRQIVKKCGGVPLAAKTIGSVMQLRRTRSQWELVLRSKMWNSGDVFEGILPALLLSYYDLPPALKQCLAYFSIFPKDRDIKKDTIVKLWVAQGSDGSVVEISKEASLNLNNNVPHSFLVDNDKDGDEAHKLVSISATLHKAHKLRTLLLQDSRISRVPVKLFHHLRRLRAMDLSQTDIKKLPWRTEELPEELSNCINLRKLRKLPRGMRKMISLRHLEFEGLNDLRYLPEVKRRLTELRTLTKFIVGGDDQVCKCGELKHLNHLQGSLRITGLQNVKSRDEASDAELHEKQHLHALYFEYDDDEPLDDEVKRMEDVLESLQPHTNLKDLNIQYYKGSKLPKWIGNPMFSNLVEVKLSHCLNCKQLPGLGKLPSLNFLIIKGMVDVKKVGGEFSRDNQNDKSSGGGVSFPNRRPWFSRKCQIGRSGN